A genomic region of Candidatus Neomarinimicrobiota bacterium contains the following coding sequences:
- a CDS encoding class I SAM-dependent methyltransferase: MLRLENINCPLCKSGKSIFFLSTFDRFDKDKEKIFRIVKCGRCGLIFLNPRVPFTEISQYYSSENYDPFISIEKSFDIASIIYKSIRNINLRIKYHLVSSYKRSGKILDYGTATGEFLETMRQKGWETYGVELDDKSCEFANKKGLNVYKNINEIEVSKKFDVITMWHSLEHIHELNETIKNIIERLNENGFLIIAVPNIESYGFNVYKEHWIALDSPRHLYHFTYRTIKFLFKKYNMDIFNTHILLFDTFYNHIKSFLLLNTKLFDLYYLLGNLIAELLMAYFESKRFASTLIYVLKKVE; this comes from the coding sequence ATGTTGAGATTGGAAAATATAAATTGCCCTTTATGCAAATCTGGAAAAAGTATATTTTTCCTAAGTACATTTGATCGGTTTGATAAGGATAAAGAAAAAATATTCAGGATTGTAAAATGTGGAAGGTGCGGTCTTATTTTTCTTAATCCGAGAGTACCATTTACTGAAATTTCACAATATTATAGTAGTGAAAATTACGACCCCTTCATTTCAATTGAGAAAAGTTTTGATATAGCTTCTATTATTTATAAATCAATAAGAAATATTAATTTACGAATCAAATATCACCTTGTTAGTAGTTATAAGAGAAGTGGCAAGATTCTTGACTATGGAACTGCTACTGGAGAGTTTTTAGAGACTATGAGACAAAAAGGCTGGGAAACATATGGTGTTGAATTGGATGATAAAAGTTGTGAATTTGCAAATAAGAAGGGATTAAATGTTTATAAAAATATAAATGAAATAGAGGTCTCTAAAAAATTTGATGTAATTACCATGTGGCATAGCCTGGAACACATTCATGAGCTTAATGAGACAATTAAAAATATAATAGAGAGATTAAATGAGAATGGTTTCCTTATAATTGCAGTTCCCAATATTGAATCCTATGGTTTTAACGTATATAAAGAACATTGGATTGCCCTTGATTCTCCTAGACATCTTTACCATTTTACCTACAGGACAATTAAGTTTTTATTTAAAAAATATAATATGGATATTTTCAATACACACATATTGCTTTTTGATACCTTTTATAATCATATTAAGAGCTTTCTATTATTGAATACAAAATTGTTTGACTTATATTATCTTTTGGGTAATTTAATAGCTGAATTATTAATGGCTTATTTTGAATCTAAGAGGTTTGCATCAACTTTAATTTATGTATTAAAAAAGGTTGAATGA
- a CDS encoding DUF4837 family protein, which produces MKSKILIIVGMIVLVLSYSCDRQKYAKGPLDVIYVLADDESKKELKTVIDTLGTYGIRTPKFQAFYDVKWFTFRDIPFVKEYHHVVIVANLNNEVGEEIARKLLNPKQFKDAERDSLNIFFIKDLWVKDQAVIFIAGKDFQKLRRAISSNVGWIYRKIDENFVNISNKYIFKYGEQRNLSRYLWGKYHWTMRIQHDYMIVHEYEDKNFVWLGRGFPYRWISVSWANGFEPKWLTEPGLFERRNKIGEIYGGIGTDKRFLGFYWTEFAGYNALKMYGLWYHKKEAKGGPFVTYSFYDEETDRTFIIDLLVFAPGEKVTLILRQADLMIRTFTTKPDFKL; this is translated from the coding sequence ATGAAAAGTAAAATACTGATTATTGTTGGGATGATTGTACTTGTTCTTTCTTACTCCTGTGATAGACAAAAATATGCGAAAGGACCTCTGGACGTGATTTATGTCCTAGCGGATGATGAATCTAAGAAGGAATTAAAAACAGTAATTGATACTTTAGGGACGTATGGTATAAGAACTCCAAAGTTTCAAGCTTTCTATGATGTAAAATGGTTTACTTTCAGGGATATTCCCTTTGTTAAAGAATATCATCATGTTGTTATAGTTGCTAACTTGAATAATGAAGTAGGCGAAGAAATTGCAAGGAAGTTATTGAATCCTAAACAATTTAAGGATGCAGAGCGAGATAGTTTGAATATCTTTTTCATAAAAGATTTATGGGTGAAAGATCAAGCGGTTATTTTCATTGCCGGTAAAGATTTTCAAAAATTAAGAAGAGCTATATCATCAAATGTTGGGTGGATTTATCGAAAGATTGATGAAAATTTTGTAAATATATCAAATAAATATATCTTTAAATATGGTGAACAAAGAAATTTGTCTCGTTATTTATGGGGTAAATATCATTGGACAATGAGAATACAGCATGATTATATGATAGTGCATGAGTATGAGGATAAGAATTTTGTCTGGCTTGGAAGAGGTTTCCCTTATCGATGGATATCGGTTAGCTGGGCAAATGGTTTTGAACCTAAATGGTTGACAGAACCAGGTTTATTTGAAAGGAGGAATAAAATCGGTGAAATTTATGGTGGGATAGGTACTGATAAGAGATTCCTTGGTTTTTACTGGACTGAATTTGCAGGATATAATGCATTAAAAATGTATGGACTCTGGTATCATAAAAAAGAAGCAAAAGGAGGACCGTTTGTAACCTACTCTTTTTACGATGAAGAAACTGATAGAACATTTATTATAGATTTATTAGTTTTTGCACCGGGAGAAAAGGTAACCCTTATTTTAAGACAGGCTGATTTGATGATAAGGACTTTTACAACGAAACCTGATTTTAAATTATAA